The Hyperthermus butylicus DSM 5456 genome includes a region encoding these proteins:
- the speE gene encoding polyamine aminopropyltransferase: protein MGCLAQRLPWRFVAEWTSEGEMVLREVKRIYAAGATRYQEYMIAELAGIGKALVLDGKVQSSILDEHWYHEALVHPILLAHQCPRKVLVIGGGEGATVREVLRHSCVEHVTMVDIDEELVELAKKHLAEWHQGAFSSDKLELVIGDGRRYVENCHRKYDAIILDLVDPMEGGPAARLYTLEFYRAVKGCLRPGGAVVTQATSPTLSPRVYAVIRNTLAKVFTIVRPYVSYVRSYNGLWGFVAASDTVDPAKLSAKEVDELIAARIRGQLRFYDGETHEWMFRLPLPVRQVLSETRDYATDEKPVYVPV from the coding sequence GTGGGGTGTTTGGCTCAGCGGCTGCCCTGGAGGTTTGTAGCTGAGTGGACCAGTGAGGGCGAGATGGTTTTAAGGGAGGTAAAGCGCATCTACGCTGCTGGTGCTACGCGGTACCAGGAGTACATGATAGCAGAACTTGCCGGCATTGGCAAAGCATTAGTGCTCGACGGTAAGGTTCAAAGCAGTATTCTTGACGAGCACTGGTACCACGAGGCGCTCGTCCACCCCATACTACTAGCCCACCAGTGCCCAAGGAAGGTGCTGGTTATAGGGGGTGGCGAGGGAGCAACTGTTAGGGAGGTTCTAAGGCATAGCTGTGTCGAGCACGTAACAATGGTTGACATCGATGAGGAGCTTGTAGAGCTTGCAAAGAAGCACCTCGCCGAGTGGCACCAGGGAGCATTTAGCAGCGATAAGCTAGAACTGGTTATCGGTGATGGTCGCCGCTACGTCGAGAACTGCCACAGAAAGTACGACGCCATAATACTTGATCTGGTAGACCCCATGGAGGGTGGGCCCGCAGCACGCCTATACACGCTAGAGTTTTACCGTGCTGTCAAGGGCTGCCTGCGGCCTGGCGGTGCAGTAGTTACACAAGCTACTTCGCCAACACTGTCACCGAGAGTTTACGCTGTTATACGTAACACGTTAGCTAAAGTATTCACTATTGTGAGACCGTATGTCTCCTATGTGAGGAGCTATAATGGTCTATGGGGCTTTGTAGCTGCTTCCGACACCGTGGACCCAGCTAAGCTATCAGCTAAGGAGGTTGATGAGCTCATAGCAGCAAGGATAAGGGGACAGCTACGGTTCTACGATGGCGAGACACATGAGTGGATGTTTAGGCTACCACTACCGGTTAGACAAGTGCTAAGCGAAACCAGGGACTATGCAACCGACGAAAAACCCGTCTACGTCCCTGTCTAG
- a CDS encoding ATP-binding protein, with amino-acid sequence MVSRLFRLLRGVAGGYARLCVSSYTVELVGRIERLYGLLAGVGGYYVFECWRGRCSSRIEVPRSYAGVVESIPGIVFSRSRSCSDGPLLPPPRSASVGGRAFLDTNAPGLGVIIGFSGVEPVYLPIEDLYRHVAILGATGSGKTHTAARIAACASLLGVRVVIVDWHGEYPSLLERVGARYTVLRGSKLPRVAMLSELLLLEESIAGIEKVLELSQFQSTLLAAVLALGSRPKLHTAKSLTDVLAGRVPGDVLDRAPERLAENTLQALLDVMKEMYQSLNEASKAEKEIWLAVIRRLSHLAMSDYADLIRLYGGEPLAETRENPVVLDVSSIRSPRIRKLYTLLLIQQLYSLALRGKIENTVIVVDEAQHILLTPTVTELLAEARKYGLGLVAVTQSPRLIEEYGLHNFNTIIVHRLSSANDRAVAAQLLGDRDLADIIGRLKPGEAIVSMQQAETPIPITVRLEKPCS; translated from the coding sequence GTGGTTAGTAGGCTGTTTAGGCTTCTTCGAGGTGTAGCTGGGGGTTATGCGAGGCTCTGCGTGTCCTCCTATACTGTAGAGCTTGTTGGTCGCATCGAGAGGCTTTACGGGTTGTTGGCGGGTGTTGGCGGCTACTATGTGTTTGAGTGTTGGCGCGGCAGGTGCTCTTCGCGTATCGAGGTTCCACGAAGCTACGCCGGAGTTGTAGAGTCCATCCCGGGTATAGTGTTTAGTCGTAGCCGCAGCTGTAGTGATGGCCCTCTCCTGCCTCCGCCCCGTAGCGCTAGTGTGGGGGGTAGAGCCTTCCTGGACACTAATGCTCCAGGCCTAGGTGTTATCATAGGGTTTAGTGGGGTGGAACCCGTCTACCTGCCCATAGAGGACCTCTACAGGCATGTAGCCATACTGGGTGCTACGGGGTCTGGTAAGACGCATACGGCGGCCCGCATAGCTGCATGTGCCTCGCTTCTAGGTGTGAGAGTCGTGATTGTCGACTGGCATGGTGAGTATCCTAGCCTTCTAGAGAGGGTTGGTGCTAGGTATACGGTGCTGAGAGGCTCTAAACTCCCAAGGGTTGCTATGTTGTCGGAGCTACTGCTGCTCGAGGAGTCCATTGCTGGTATAGAGAAGGTGCTGGAGCTAAGCCAGTTCCAGTCAACACTGCTGGCAGCCGTACTTGCGCTAGGTTCTCGCCCGAAGCTTCACACGGCTAAGAGCCTAACCGATGTGCTGGCTGGAAGGGTTCCAGGAGATGTTCTCGACAGAGCCCCAGAACGGCTGGCGGAGAATACGCTGCAGGCGCTGCTCGATGTCATGAAGGAGATGTATCAGAGCCTCAACGAGGCGAGCAAGGCCGAGAAGGAGATATGGCTTGCGGTTATTAGGCGGCTAAGCCACCTAGCCATGAGTGACTATGCAGACCTAATAAGGCTCTATGGCGGCGAGCCTCTAGCCGAGACGAGGGAGAACCCGGTAGTCCTTGACGTGAGCAGTATAAGGTCGCCACGCATACGCAAACTCTACACACTCCTACTCATACAGCAGCTCTACAGCCTAGCACTAAGAGGCAAGATAGAGAACACAGTAATAGTCGTGGACGAGGCACAGCACATACTCCTAACCCCCACGGTTACAGAGCTACTAGCAGAAGCGAGAAAGTATGGTCTAGGGCTGGTAGCTGTAACCCAGAGCCCCAGGCTGATAGAGGAGTACGGTCTACACAACTTCAATACAATAATAGTTCACAGACTATCATCAGCTAACGACAGAGCGGTAGCAGCCCAACTACTAGGAGACAGAGACCTAGCAGACATCATAGGAAGACTGAAACCGGGCGAAGCTATAGTCTCGATGCAGCAGGCAGAAACACCCATCCCTATAACGGTAAGGCTCGAAAAGCCATGTAGCTGA
- the thpR gene encoding RNA 2',3'-cyclic phosphodiesterase has translation MSYERIRAFIAVDIEDPSIVAKLVQIRDSFVATGAPMKPVEDQNLHITLRFLGNIPLSLVDEIEKIIRDAKPRRVVIRIRGVGAFPSPARPRVVWVGVEEGEGAKELERLYREIERGLRRLGFKPEREEFVPHVTLARLKGSRNIDRVVKLLNELADIEVGEIVLESVRLKQSILTPRGPIYKTLREVKAVEA, from the coding sequence ATGAGCTACGAGAGGATACGCGCCTTCATAGCTGTTGATATTGAAGATCCAAGCATCGTTGCCAAGCTTGTACAGATTAGGGATAGCTTCGTTGCAACTGGCGCTCCTATGAAGCCCGTGGAAGATCAGAATCTACACATAACACTCCGTTTTCTCGGTAACATACCATTAAGTCTTGTAGACGAGATTGAGAAAATAATCCGTGATGCTAAGCCCCGCAGGGTAGTAATAAGGATCCGTGGTGTTGGCGCGTTTCCCTCACCTGCTAGGCCCAGGGTAGTATGGGTTGGCGTCGAGGAGGGAGAGGGAGCTAAGGAGCTTGAGAGACTCTATAGAGAGATTGAGCGTGGACTTAGAAGACTTGGATTCAAACCTGAGAGGGAGGAGTTTGTCCCCCATGTAACACTTGCTAGGCTCAAGGGCTCAAGGAATATTGATAGGGTAGTAAAACTTCTCAACGAACTCGCAGACATCGAAGTTGGAGAGATCGTGCTAGAGTCCGTGCGGCTTAAGCAGAGCATATTGACGCCACGTGGGCCAATATACAAGACCCTTAGAGAGGTTAAGGCTGTTGAAGCGTAA
- a CDS encoding DUF504 domain-containing protein, producing the protein MKRNRGEIYSLIARLFHTGFKGYIVVIERGRVSGTRLIGFNEVSRVARGFIELKDGTVIPLHRVIEVLDEKKQPVWRRWREAKSYSDEDSSPGPSAP; encoded by the coding sequence TTGAAGCGTAACCGAGGCGAGATATACTCCCTCATAGCAAGACTGTTCCATACTGGGTTTAAGGGTTACATTGTAGTTATAGAGCGTGGACGCGTCTCCGGAACTAGGCTCATAGGGTTCAATGAGGTTTCAAGGGTGGCAAGAGGCTTCATAGAGTTAAAAGATGGGACAGTAATACCTCTCCACCGTGTCATAGAGGTTCTCGACGAGAAAAAGCAGCCCGTATGGAGGAGGTGGCGTGAAGCTAAGAGTTACTCGGATGAGGACTCCTCTCCAGGTCCAAGCGCTCCCTGA
- a CDS encoding HAD-IB family phosphatase: MGSARGCRVRLVALDVDGVVVPVRSSWGYIHEVLGTTEDSELNYSLFRSGLIGYWEWMYLDTLAWVEAKPGITRWELEEIFNQIPINSDAKKAVEILRKAGLEIALVSGGVDILVSRVARELGIKHWISPALVFDPWGRLVPGGEPRLEADRKDKAVLRLAKKLGYTMRQVAFVGDSKWDLRGMREACLAIAVNPADSEVIREADYVARNLVEAAEFIVKHA; encoded by the coding sequence ATGGGCAGCGCTAGGGGATGCAGGGTACGCCTCGTAGCACTAGACGTTGACGGCGTAGTGGTACCTGTAAGGAGCAGCTGGGGTTACATCCATGAAGTTCTTGGAACAACAGAGGATAGCGAACTAAACTATAGCCTCTTCCGGAGCGGTCTCATAGGCTACTGGGAGTGGATGTATCTAGATACGCTTGCATGGGTGGAAGCAAAGCCGGGCATAACACGGTGGGAGCTAGAGGAAATATTCAACCAAATACCCATAAATAGTGATGCCAAAAAAGCCGTCGAGATATTGAGGAAGGCCGGGCTTGAGATAGCACTGGTAAGCGGTGGCGTAGATATCCTAGTATCACGGGTAGCTAGAGAACTGGGAATAAAGCACTGGATATCACCAGCATTAGTCTTCGATCCATGGGGCCGCTTGGTACCGGGTGGTGAGCCACGGCTAGAGGCAGACCGAAAGGACAAAGCCGTACTAAGACTAGCGAAAAAGCTAGGCTACACTATGAGGCAAGTTGCATTCGTCGGTGACAGCAAATGGGATCTGAGAGGCATGAGAGAAGCGTGCCTCGCGATAGCAGTAAACCCAGCGGATAGCGAGGTCATACGCGAAGCTGACTATGTGGCGAGAAACCTTGTCGAGGCTGCAGAGTTCATAGTGAAACACGCCTAA
- a CDS encoding OBG GTPase family GTP-binding protein: protein MPANLTPEAQAKLAKYSEAKTIEEKIRALEEFLSVAPKHKGAENLLLWAKRRLAELREQLEEEKRKRRSRGGGGPRIFIEKEGAAQVAIIGPPNTGKSMLVHKLTGARTRVADYPFSTVNPVPGMLPYKDIYFQLIDTPPLSESAPQYIPRIVGIARNADAIIIVVGLDEDPLQQYIYVRDILAEHGVFIEKPKGTVRIEKGGEHGIQVLGNGRIIDGTVKDVEVLLARYRIYRAKVYIEGEVTLDDIEMAIFRSTVYKPAIVLANKADLPGAAEKYRKLYSYLASRRERSVWLIPVSARTGLNLDKIGEALFKRLDIIRVYTKKPNSEPTKTPVILRRGATVRDLAEHIHSDFLEYFLYAKVWGPSAKYPGERVGLDHVLEDGDIVEIHTRK from the coding sequence ATGCCAGCAAATCTTACACCGGAAGCACAAGCGAAACTCGCAAAGTATAGCGAGGCCAAGACTATCGAGGAGAAGATTCGTGCCCTCGAGGAGTTCCTATCAGTAGCACCAAAACATAAAGGCGCGGAAAACCTGTTGCTCTGGGCTAAGCGGCGTCTTGCAGAGCTGAGGGAACAGCTGGAAGAGGAGAAGAGGAAAAGGAGGTCCAGAGGCGGTGGAGGCCCAAGAATATTCATTGAGAAGGAGGGAGCAGCCCAGGTAGCTATCATCGGACCGCCCAATACTGGCAAGAGCATGCTAGTCCACAAGCTCACTGGCGCGAGAACAAGAGTTGCAGACTATCCGTTCTCAACGGTTAACCCTGTCCCTGGCATGTTGCCCTATAAGGACATATACTTCCAGCTCATAGATACGCCCCCGCTGTCCGAGTCTGCACCACAGTACATACCTCGGATCGTGGGTATAGCCCGCAACGCTGACGCCATAATAATTGTTGTAGGCCTTGACGAGGATCCACTACAGCAGTACATCTACGTGCGGGACATCCTGGCCGAACACGGCGTGTTCATAGAGAAGCCGAAGGGCACTGTACGCATTGAGAAGGGTGGAGAGCACGGCATACAAGTTCTAGGCAATGGAAGGATAATTGACGGCACTGTTAAGGATGTAGAAGTCCTGCTTGCAAGGTATAGGATATACCGCGCCAAGGTATACATTGAGGGCGAAGTCACACTTGACGATATCGAGATGGCGATATTCCGCAGCACAGTCTACAAGCCAGCAATAGTCCTAGCAAACAAAGCTGATCTTCCAGGCGCTGCTGAGAAATACCGTAAACTCTACAGCTACCTAGCCTCGCGGAGAGAACGCAGCGTATGGCTCATACCAGTTTCAGCTAGAACCGGGCTAAACCTCGACAAGATAGGGGAGGCTCTCTTCAAACGCTTAGACATCATAAGGGTCTACACTAAGAAGCCCAACAGCGAGCCGACAAAAACACCAGTTATACTTCGCCGAGGCGCCACGGTTAGGGATCTAGCAGAACACATACACAGCGACTTCCTAGAGTACTTCCTCTACGCTAAGGTATGGGGCCCCTCAGCTAAATATCCCGGCGAGAGAGTGGGACTAGACCACGTACTAGAGGATGGCGACATCGTGGAAATACATACACGGAAGTAG
- a CDS encoding DNA-binding protein: MTVLARQRKLQQAEPAITAAGAEIYLISIRPVYAYQIFREKKKFELRRNIAGRIPEGAVMVVYASGNVRAIIGEFTVGRVIEGTAEEVWRKVMQHDDAGVGGDAWHYIKGASKAMALEVRNPVLYPRRVVLEEIRRIIPGWNPPLSYKLLREGEPVYELIVRRLRRLAGLE; encoded by the coding sequence GTGACGGTATTGGCTAGGCAGAGGAAGCTACAACAGGCAGAGCCAGCGATAACTGCCGCGGGTGCCGAGATATACCTCATATCCATTAGGCCTGTCTACGCATATCAGATATTCCGTGAGAAGAAAAAGTTTGAACTACGCCGCAATATTGCTGGTCGCATCCCCGAGGGCGCGGTCATGGTGGTCTACGCATCTGGCAACGTGAGAGCAATTATCGGCGAGTTCACTGTGGGCAGAGTTATTGAGGGAACTGCTGAAGAAGTATGGCGCAAGGTTATGCAGCATGATGATGCAGGCGTCGGTGGGGATGCATGGCACTACATTAAGGGCGCATCGAAAGCGATGGCGCTTGAGGTTAGAAATCCAGTGCTCTATCCCAGGCGGGTCGTGCTGGAGGAGATACGCCGCATAATCCCAGGCTGGAACCCGCCGTTGAGCTATAAGCTTCTCCGAGAAGGTGAGCCGGTCTACGAGCTTATAGTGAGGAGGCTTAGGAGGCTCGCTGGGCTAGAGTAG
- the amrA gene encoding AmmeMemoRadiSam system protein A, with protein sequence MSGEQVRPDELTFEEGAYLVRLARRSVEYYFEHGKRMPIPSDAPEGLLRPGAAFVTITTYYGPEARELRGCIGYVYPVKSLVETVIDVAVEAAFNDPRFPPMNRNELPRVTFEVSVLGPLEPLPSTPEERVKSIVIGRHGLVAKKGFLQGLLLPEVPVEYLWDEETFLAETCVKAGMPPTCWLDSDTEFYRFTSRAWREKTPMGEVEERDLRREYESLIERYGSKRER encoded by the coding sequence ATGTCTGGAGAGCAGGTTAGACCGGATGAGCTAACATTCGAGGAGGGAGCATACCTGGTAAGACTTGCAAGGCGTAGTGTGGAATACTACTTCGAGCATGGTAAGCGGATGCCGATACCCAGCGATGCACCCGAGGGGCTACTGAGGCCAGGCGCAGCGTTCGTAACGATAACAACATACTACGGGCCAGAGGCGAGGGAGCTTAGGGGCTGTATAGGCTACGTATACCCTGTTAAGAGCCTAGTCGAAACAGTAATCGATGTCGCTGTTGAGGCAGCATTTAACGATCCACGCTTCCCCCCTATGAACCGCAACGAGCTTCCAAGGGTAACATTCGAGGTTAGCGTTCTAGGCCCACTAGAGCCTCTACCTTCAACTCCAGAGGAGAGGGTGAAGAGCATAGTCATTGGCCGCCACGGCCTCGTAGCTAAGAAAGGGTTCCTGCAGGGTCTACTCCTCCCAGAGGTTCCGGTAGAGTATCTATGGGACGAGGAGACGTTCCTAGCAGAAACATGCGTTAAGGCTGGTATGCCGCCAACGTGTTGGCTCGATAGTGATACCGAATTCTATCGCTTCACCAGCCGCGCATGGAGGGAAAAGACGCCTATGGGCGAAGTCGAGGAGAGGGATCTTCGCAGAGAGTATGAGAGCCTAATCGAACGCTATGGTAGTAAACGTGAGAGGTGA
- a CDS encoding RsmB/NOP family class I SAM-dependent RNA methyltransferase, with the protein MVEPVEAVCARILARIEAKLYSLRYIVEKMKPRVPRGLLNALCLGVLRNYRLLIRALRYCGYRGDVRGNARGWLPIVIAYEAMFRHDSVPAEKLRSLGVLGGETIDCLRGLEPKHVVSGLHGLERLAVLYSMPLWVVEELAKAEPPGGIEELLKSFQEPTPIWIRFNKRRLSREQAIKMLEAIGISVKPDPVLDDSLEVIRVEPGAIERLDNRLFYVQDRAAMLASHLLGKFEGAVYDFFSAPGNKLAHTYWRSGPTYAVALEVSRRRLHDEQRLLQRQAVLLVDAAEADATRPPLRPGSGRAIIVDPDCTSMGRLGHSPETRLFLERAGRRIVERLAELQEAGLRAALRTAARGAKVVYMTCTLTLRENEEVVRKVVEDGLAELVEAKPLIGVWSPFMRKTQRVYPHMSKCTGGFAALLIRV; encoded by the coding sequence GTGGTGGAGCCCGTTGAGGCTGTATGTGCAAGGATTCTGGCGCGTATCGAGGCTAAACTCTACTCCCTCCGCTACATCGTCGAGAAGATGAAGCCTCGAGTGCCAAGGGGTCTCCTCAACGCGCTCTGCCTGGGTGTGCTGAGGAACTACAGGCTGCTCATACGCGCTCTCCGCTATTGCGGATACCGTGGAGACGTCCGCGGCAATGCCAGAGGCTGGCTTCCAATAGTCATCGCCTACGAGGCTATGTTCCGCCACGATTCTGTGCCAGCTGAGAAGCTTAGAAGCCTTGGGGTACTAGGTGGGGAAACCATAGATTGCTTGCGTGGCCTTGAGCCAAAGCATGTAGTCTCTGGTCTCCATGGGCTCGAGCGACTAGCAGTGCTCTACAGCATGCCGCTGTGGGTTGTCGAGGAGCTTGCAAAAGCAGAGCCACCAGGCGGCATAGAGGAGTTGCTGAAATCGTTCCAGGAGCCGACACCGATATGGATAAGGTTTAACAAGCGTAGGCTCAGTAGGGAGCAAGCCATCAAGATGCTGGAGGCTATTGGCATAAGCGTGAAGCCAGACCCCGTGCTCGACGACTCGCTAGAGGTTATACGGGTAGAGCCAGGAGCTATAGAGAGGCTTGATAACAGACTGTTCTACGTCCAGGATAGAGCTGCGATGCTGGCTTCACACCTCCTAGGGAAGTTCGAGGGTGCCGTGTACGATTTCTTCAGCGCACCCGGCAATAAGCTAGCACACACCTACTGGCGGAGCGGCCCAACCTACGCTGTAGCACTTGAGGTTTCAAGGCGGAGGCTACACGACGAGCAGAGGCTCCTGCAGCGCCAGGCAGTACTACTTGTTGACGCTGCCGAGGCTGATGCCACTAGGCCACCACTGAGGCCGGGCAGCGGGAGGGCTATAATAGTGGATCCAGACTGCACCAGCATGGGCAGGCTGGGTCATAGTCCAGAGACGAGGCTCTTCCTCGAGAGGGCTGGACGTAGGATCGTTGAAAGACTCGCGGAGCTGCAGGAAGCGGGGCTCAGGGCAGCACTTAGAACAGCTGCCAGGGGGGCCAAGGTCGTGTATATGACATGTACATTAACGCTCAGGGAGAACGAGGAGGTTGTTAGGAAGGTTGTTGAGGATGGGCTTGCAGAACTCGTGGAGGCTAAGCCCCTCATAGGCGTATGGAGCCCCTTCATGAGGAAGACACAGCGCGTATACCCCCACATGTCTAAGTGTACGGGTGGCTTTGCAGCACTACTCATCAGAGTCTAG
- the tmk gene encoding dTMP kinase: MARPVYVVFEGIDGAGTTTHARLLAEKLRLLGYCVELVEEPSKDVVGGVIRHMLRHGPFHQDVLALLFAADRLLLQRSLEERLQGRSCIVVSDRSWISSLAYQTCELFPYAVDADWVYIVNKYAWRPDILVYIDVEPLIAFRRLASRGRVRELPETLAALRALRESYRHVIQRVSRVVPVVLWVEGSRNGVEKPIDKLSREIAVRVLAAIKYSEHRGALDSDE; this comes from the coding sequence TTGGCTAGGCCCGTATATGTTGTGTTCGAGGGTATAGACGGGGCTGGAACAACAACTCATGCCAGGTTGCTGGCTGAAAAGTTGCGTCTTCTTGGCTACTGTGTAGAGCTTGTCGAGGAGCCCTCAAAGGATGTTGTGGGCGGTGTTATTCGGCACATGCTCCGGCACGGTCCCTTCCACCAGGATGTACTAGCGTTGCTCTTTGCCGCTGATAGGCTCCTACTGCAGCGCTCGCTTGAGGAAAGGCTGCAGGGTAGGAGCTGCATCGTTGTAAGTGATAGGAGCTGGATTTCAAGCCTAGCATATCAGACTTGCGAACTCTTTCCCTACGCTGTGGATGCTGACTGGGTTTATATCGTTAACAAGTATGCATGGAGGCCAGACATACTTGTATACATTGATGTAGAGCCTCTCATAGCTTTTCGGCGCCTTGCCTCTAGGGGCAGGGTACGCGAGCTACCTGAAACACTTGCAGCTCTTCGTGCGCTCAGAGAGAGTTACAGGCACGTCATCCAGCGGGTTAGCCGCGTGGTGCCAGTTGTACTATGGGTTGAAGGATCTAGGAATGGTGTAGAGAAGCCTATCGATAAGCTGTCAAGGGAGATTGCTGTACGTGTACTCGCAGCAATAAAGTACTCCGAGCATAGAGGCGCTCTAGACTCTGATGAGTAG
- a CDS encoding flavodoxin family protein — protein MAGIRVLGINGSARKYGNSFKMLWIALKAAEDEGAETEIIHLYDYKLILCMACYSDNLYECYYPKRCPLGLEDQYHEIAEKILSSHAVIFSTPVYWFMASAAVKTLVERMTGMENMLYHIGKSLLDGKVAGIIAVGEETGATMALSWLMLTLNMMGFHIPAWATVYYHGKGDAMDNEQAVLDAYNLGRNVARLAKILAGKVDGEPWYSLDYRSRARQLAEEAKKTAMNNREAARRDRPWL, from the coding sequence ATGGCTGGTATAAGGGTGCTGGGGATAAACGGCTCTGCTAGAAAGTACGGTAACAGCTTCAAGATGCTATGGATAGCACTTAAGGCTGCAGAGGACGAGGGCGCCGAGACCGAGATAATACACCTCTACGACTACAAGCTGATACTCTGCATGGCATGTTACTCGGACAACCTCTACGAGTGCTACTACCCGAAGAGATGCCCCCTAGGACTGGAGGACCAGTACCACGAGATAGCCGAGAAGATATTGTCGAGCCATGCTGTGATATTCTCGACACCAGTATACTGGTTTATGGCCTCTGCAGCTGTTAAGACCCTTGTAGAACGTATGACCGGCATGGAGAACATGCTATACCATATCGGTAAGAGCCTCCTCGACGGCAAGGTTGCAGGTATAATAGCTGTCGGCGAGGAAACTGGAGCCACCATGGCCCTATCCTGGCTTATGCTAACACTTAACATGATGGGGTTCCATATACCAGCCTGGGCTACCGTGTACTACCACGGGAAGGGAGACGCCATGGATAATGAGCAAGCTGTACTAGACGCCTATAATCTCGGCCGCAACGTAGCTAGGCTAGCAAAGATCCTTGCCGGCAAGGTTGACGGAGAGCCATGGTATAGCCTAGACTACCGGAGTAGAGCACGCCAGCTTGCCGAAGAAGCCAAAAAGACCGCTATGAATAACCGCGAAGCTGCACGGAGGGATAGGCCGTGGCTATAA
- a CDS encoding isoaspartyl peptidase/L-asparaginase: MAITVYGPVRLGDPAIITHGGAGSWKALERIDPAVEATRSAAMAGLRAAAKGVLEALVEAIASLEDSGVLNAGLGSVLTYDGRVEMDAGLMLDDMRAGAVAVVSYPRNPIRLAAYVAENLDHIIIAGPAADRLAERLGLEKHPGPSQAALERWRKLREQLERGEGPRWARKIAELYGDTVGAVVLVSGRLAAGTSTGGIALKHPGRVGDSPIPGAGFYVEHGVGGCAATGIGETIILSRPCIHAVKLLAEGMPVEEAARAAVARHTRLFGSDNLGIILLDAKGNAAAAINTEGMPVGLAGAELAEPLGVMLRRGEERA, translated from the coding sequence GTGGCTATAACCGTCTATGGCCCTGTAAGGCTTGGCGACCCCGCCATTATAACTCATGGCGGTGCTGGTAGCTGGAAGGCCCTTGAAAGGATAGACCCGGCAGTAGAGGCTACAAGATCAGCAGCCATGGCTGGCCTTAGAGCTGCTGCTAAGGGCGTCCTAGAAGCTCTTGTAGAGGCCATCGCATCGCTAGAGGATAGTGGTGTGCTTAATGCCGGGCTTGGAAGCGTATTAACCTACGACGGCCGCGTAGAGATGGATGCTGGGCTCATGCTGGACGATATGCGGGCCGGCGCAGTGGCTGTAGTATCATACCCTCGTAATCCTATAAGACTCGCTGCATACGTGGCGGAAAACCTTGACCACATAATAATTGCCGGTCCCGCCGCTGATAGGCTAGCAGAGAGGCTAGGTCTTGAGAAGCATCCAGGCCCGAGCCAGGCTGCCCTGGAGAGGTGGAGAAAGCTTAGGGAGCAGCTAGAACGAGGCGAGGGCCCTAGGTGGGCCCGGAAAATAGCCGAACTCTACGGCGATACTGTGGGCGCGGTAGTTCTCGTCTCGGGCCGACTCGCAGCCGGCACAAGCACCGGGGGTATCGCGTTAAAGCATCCAGGCCGCGTTGGTGACTCCCCCATTCCCGGTGCGGGGTTCTACGTTGAGCACGGTGTTGGTGGCTGTGCTGCAACCGGGATAGGCGAGACGATAATACTCAGCAGACCTTGCATACACGCCGTCAAGCTGCTAGCTGAGGGCATGCCCGTAGAGGAGGCTGCAAGGGCAGCTGTTGCCAGACACACAAGACTATTCGGCAGCGATAACCTCGGCATAATACTGCTAGACGCCAAGGGCAATGCCGCTGCCGCAATAAACACTGAGGGCATGCCCGTAGGCCTCGCAGGGGCTGAGCTAGCAGAACCTCTAGGAGTGATGCTCCGAAGAGGAGAGGAGAGAGCATAA
- the rpl12p gene encoding 50S ribosomal protein P1: MEYIYASLVLYAAGKEINEENLKKILEAAGIQVDEARVKAVVAALKNINIDEVIKSATAMPVAPAAAPAPAAPAAAEEKKEEEKEEEEKKKEEVSEEQLAAGLESLFGF, from the coding sequence ATGGAGTACATATATGCTAGCCTCGTGCTCTACGCAGCTGGCAAAGAGATAAACGAGGAGAACCTAAAGAAGATCCTGGAGGCCGCAGGCATACAGGTGGACGAGGCTCGTGTTAAGGCCGTTGTTGCAGCACTAAAGAACATCAACATAGACGAGGTCATAAAGTCTGCAACAGCAATGCCCGTAGCTCCGGCTGCCGCTCCGGCCCCGGCTGCACCCGCCGCTGCTGAGGAGAAGAAAGAGGAAGAGAAGGAGGAAGAGGAGAAGAAGAAGGAAGAGGTCAGCGAGGAGCAGCTCGCAGCTGGCCTCGAGAGCCTCTTCGGCTTCTAA